A window of Thalassophryne amazonica chromosome 21, fThaAma1.1, whole genome shotgun sequence contains these coding sequences:
- the LOC117503623 gene encoding thrombomodulin-like: MKHVTGLFAFAFLMGGAPGTEPNNGYCIGKQCFAVFPARSDSTAALDQCRDKGGHLMTVRSSVEHDTLTLLLGSLPGSFWIGLHLPSGCPQSEAGLRGFQWVTGDSQSNFQNWALTFSTSCSAPRCVTVSKQDDFKWTQTSCDVHAAGFLCEYNFQNPCGRLPVRVDETVTYKTHYGFEGEDLLSLPPGTIAVRTPSGTKHICFSQQWLQAPWSCEIEEGGCEDKCVGGHGVFSCVCPPGYAVNPANNVTCEVDEDDPCVPLRCQHHCLKNSDSYVCTCKQGFNVAEDGRTCVDFNDCKDARQCPGKNLKCVNAVGGFWCECEDGYRLSNGQCTDVDECASAPCEHECHNTAGSYTCSCFNGYAPDPGAPEKCRLYCGVEECAAVCDPNNHLECYCPDGYVYDEREQHVVCVDIDECLFGYCDQRCQNTYGGYVCSCYPGYTLVKHYKCVKSEDDTDTDGWEGSGASTTTPPVLTTTGVKKPPEPTRRPTQSSAGKLAGIIVGVVFVVLLLVFVVHHVLKGREWQYVDAHALHHVTSDKELPKDTQ, from the coding sequence ATGAAGCATGTCACCGGGCTGTTTGCGTTCGCTTTCCTGATGGGAGGAGCGCCCGGGACGGAGCCGAATAACGGCTACTGCATCGGGAAACAATGCTTTGCCGTCTTTCCAGCGCGCAGTGATTCCACGGCCGCGCTGGACCAATGCAGAGACAAAGGCGGACACTTGATGACTGTGCGCTCGTCTGTGGAGCACGACACTCTTACTCTTTTGCTGGGGAGTCTGCCGGGGAGCTTTTGGATCGGTCTGCATCTGCCGAGTGGCTGTCCGCAGTCTGAAGCCGGTCTCAGGGGCTTCCAATGGGTAACCGGAGACAGTCAGTCCAACTTCCAAAACTGGGCGCTGACTTTTAGCACCAGTTGCTCCGCTCCACGGTGCGTCACCGTCTCCAAACAAGACGACTTCAAGTGGACCCAGACATCATGCGACGTGCACGCGGCTGGATTTCTATGCGAGTACAATTTCCAAAACCCGTGCGGGCGTCTGCCCGTGCGCGTGGACGAGACTGTGACCTACAAAACACATTACGGCTTCGAGGGCGAGGACCTGCTGTCTCTGCCGCCCGGAACCATCGCTGTGCGCACGCCCAGCGGCACCAAACACATCTGCTTCTCCCAGCAGTGGCTGCAGGCGCCGTGGAGCTGCGAGATCGAAGAAGGCGGCTGCGAGGACAAATGCGTGGGGGGTCACGGGGTGTTCTCCTGCGTGTGCCCGCCAGGATACGCCGTGAACCCGGCGAACAACGTCACGTGCGAGGTGGACGAAGACGACCCGTGCGTGCCGCTGCGCTGCCAGCACCACTGCTTAAAGAACAGCGACTCGTACGTGTGCACATGCAAGCAAGGCTTTAACGTGGCGGAGGACGGCAGGACGTGTGTGGACTTCAACGACTGCAAGGACGCGCGCCAGTGTCCCGGGAAGAACTTAAAGTGCGTCAACGCGGTCGGAGGGTTCTGGTGCGAGTGCGAGGACGGATACAGGCTGAGCAACGGCCAGTGCACAGACGTGGATGAGTGCGCGTCCGCTCCGTGCGAGCACGAATGCCACAACACGGCGGGAAGCTACACGTGCTCGTGTTTTAACGGTTACGCGCCGGATCCAGGCGCGCCGGAGAAGTGTAGACTGTACTGCGGTGTGGAGGAGTGCGCGGCCGTGTGCGACCCAAACAATCACTTGGAATGTTACTGTCCGGATGGGTACGTGTACGACGAGCGGGAACAGCACGTGGTCTGCGTCGACATTGACGAGTGCCTGTTTGGTTACTGCGATCAAAGGTGCCAGAACACGTACGGCGGCTACGTGTGCTCCTGCTACCCCGGGTACACGCTCGTGAAGCACTACAAGTGCGTCAAGAGTGAGGACGACACGGACACGGACGGGTGGGAGGGATCCGGTGCGTCCACCACGACCCCACCTGTCCTCACGACGACCGGCGTAAAGAAGCCCCCGGAGCCCACCAGGAGGCCCACGCAGTCCTCAGCGGGGAAACTGGCGGGCATCATCGTGGGCGTGGTGTTCGTGGTGCTCTTGCTCGTGTTTGTGGTGCACCACGTCCTCAAAGGCCGAGAGTGGCAGTACGTCGACGCGCACGCTCTCCACCATGTGACGAGCGACAAGGAGCTTCCAAAGGACACTCAGTag
- the LOC117503622 gene encoding toll-like receptor 5 isoform X2 yields the protein MWIRTLHLVLIGVYLQVQRCYPSCTLYTLVANCASQGHFWVPTLPPFITHLYLEFNYISELNSTSLAGLEHLQQLDLGKQHVPLIIRNEAFARQKSLTRLVLGDNMGLKLEPKAFAGLFSLQNLYLDHCGLTESILTESYLQPLFSLTKLDLFGNKIQKLQPGKFFVNLTEFTELNLKLNQIQMLCEEDLVGFRGKYFKLLNLDSNHLFRIFDGSFDWDRCGNPFRGMGFHMLDLSTNSFSITATRLFLKLIEGTPIGHLIMHGYMGKGFSHDNLADPDNSTFEGLARSGVRILDISKNDIFSLQRAIFSHLSDVMIIDLYKNKINRINRNAFDGLQGHLLLLNLSSNLIGEIHSYTFTNLTQLLLLDLSYNHIGVLGYKAFSSLPNLKNLFLTGNSLRNLGHPATLPNLKILLLADNKLNAASLSSIIALGKSSIMVDISDNKLNNLEDIYVILTQFKDLQYFYFGGNVIKWCTLNQNVAIPRVNHLKDLDLHDSSLQVIWAQETCLDIFDHLKSLLWLNLSSNSLATLPQGIFSGLRSVVVIDLSFNALTYFQHDVFPPSLQTLHLLNNFLASPDPATFQSLSSISLMGNRFHCDCKLERFLRWLETTNVTFTSPIEEYRCEFPADVYNLPLLNYSRIVKPCEDDEKAVQGLRLALFPFCALFVTVVIVSGIGYAHLRGHVFIIYKKILGWVVEGSKPPAGKLQYDAYFCFSDRDYRWVETALLKKLDNQFLDKNILHCCFEARDFLPGMDHLSNIRDAIWGSRKTVCIVSKAFLNDGWCLEAFKLAQGRMLEELTNVLIMLVVGKVPHYQLMKYNAVRTFVQKREYLIWPEDPQDLEWFYERLVLQILKDTKLKKVAKGKEEAAQFEIQREKPDEIQLQPIRAVVVNA from the exons ATGTGGATACGGACACTTCACCTGGTTTTGATTGGCGTGTATCTGCAG GTGCAAAGGTGCTACCCATCGTGCACTTTATACACACTTGTTGCTAATTGTGCATCACAGGGTCACTTCTGGGTTCCAACCCTCCCACCCTTCATCACCCACCTGTACCTGGAGTTTAACTACATCAGTGAGCTCAATAGCACCTCCCTCGCAGGGCTGGAGCATCTGCAACAGTTGGATCTCGGAAAGCAGCATGTGCCGCTCATAATCAGAAATGAGGCTTTTGCCAGGCAGAAAAGCTTGACACGGTTAGTTCTTGGGGACAACATGGGTCTTAAACTGGAGCCAAAGGCGTTTGCAGGACTGTTCAGTTTGCAGAACCTCTACCTGGATCATTGCGGTTTGACAGAGTCCATCTTGACTGAAAGCTATTTGCAGCCGCTTTTCTCCTTAACAAAATTGGATCTTTTTGGCAACAAAATACAGAAACTCCAACCTGGAAAGTTTTTTGTGAACCTGACAGAATTCACAGAGCTCAACCTCAAACTGAATCAGATTCAAATGTTATGTGAAGAGGACCTGGTTGGTTTTCGGGGGAAGTATTTCAAGCTCCTGAACTTGGACTCCAACCACTTATTTCGCATATTTGATGGAAGTTTTGACTGGGATAGATGTGGAAACCCTTTCAGAGGAATGGGCTTTCACATGCTCGACTTATCCACCAACAGTTTCAGCATCACTGCAACAAGGTTGTTTTTAAAACTAATAGAAGGGACTCCAATTGGTCATCTCATAATGCACGGATACATGGGTAAAGGCTTTTCACATGATAACTTGGCAGATCCGGACAACAGCACATTCGAAGGACTCGCAAGGAGCGGAGTTCGCATTTTGGATATCTCTAAAAACGACATATTTTCTTTACAGAGAGCCATTTTTAGTCACTTAAGTGATGTAATGATCATTGACctttacaaaaacaaaatcaaccgGATTAACAGAAATGCCTTTGATGGTCTTCAGGGACACTTACTACTGCTTAACCTGTCATCGAACCTTATAGGAGAAATACATTCTTACACGTTTACCAATCTGACCCAACTCTTGTTGTTAGATCTGTCTTACAACCACATTGGTGTGCTGGGATACAAAGCATTCAGCAGTCTACCCAATTTAAAAAATTTGTTTTTAACGGGAAACTCTCTGCGAAATCTCGGCCACCCTGCAACATTACCAAACTTGAAAATTCTCCTTTTGGCTGATAATAAATTGAACGCTGCTTCGCTGTCTAGCATCATTGCCTTGGGCAAAAGCAGTATCATGGTGGATATTTCTGACAACAAGTTAAACAACCTGGAGGATATTTATGTCATTTTAACTCAATTCAAGGATcttcagtatttttattttggcgGCAATGTCATCAAGTGGTGCACACTAAACCAGAATGTTGCAATACCTCGTGTGAATCATTtgaaagacttggatcttcacGATAGTTCTCTGCAGGTCATCTGGGCACAGGAGACATGTCTCGACATCTTTGATCATCTTAAAAGTCTGCTCTGGCTTAATTTAAGCTCCAACTCACTCGCCACTCTCCCTCAAGGAATTTTCAGTGGTCTCCGCTCAGTTGTTGTAATTGACCTCTCCTTTAATGCCCTGACCTATTTCCAACATGATGTTTTCCCTCCCAGCCTGCAGACACTCCACCTTCTAAACAATTTCTTGGCATCGCCCGACCCAGCGACTTTTCAGTCTCTCAGCAGCATCAGTCTCATGGGAAACCGATTCCACTGCGACTGCAAATTGGAGCGCTTTCTGAGATGGTTGGAGACGACCAATGTGACCTTCACAAGTCCCATTGAGGAGTACAGATGTGAGTTTCCAGCTGATGTGTACAACCTCCCTCTGCTGAACTACTCCAGGATTGTAAAACCGTGTGAAGACGACGAGAAGGCAGTCCAGGGTTTGAGGTTAGCTCTTTTCCCCTTCTGTGCCCTGTTCGTCACTGTAGTCATTGTGAGTGGGATCGGATATGCCCATCTCCGCGGTCATGTATTTATCATTTACAAAAAAATCCTTGGCTGGGTTGTTGAGGGATCAAAACCTCCTGCAGGCAAGCTGCAATACGATGCCTATTTTTGCTTTAGTGACAGGGACTACAGGTGGGTGGAGACTGCATTGCTTAAGAAGCTGGATAACCAGTTTTTAGACAAAAACATCCTTCATTGTTGTTTCGAGGCCAGAGACTTCCTACCTGGTATGGACCACCTTTCAAACATCAGAGATGCCATCTGGGGAAGCAGGAAAACTGTGTGCATCGTGTCCAAGGCATTCCTCAATG ATGGCTGGTGCTTGGAAGCATTCAAGTTGGCCCAAGGCCGGATGCTGGAGGAGCTGACGAATGTTCTTATTATGTTGGTGGTTGGGAAG GTGCCTCACTACCAGCTCATGAAATACAACGCAGTCAGAACGTTCGTGCAGAAGAGAGAATACCTCATCTGGCCAGAGGATCCTCAGGACCTGGAGTGGTTCTACGAGCGCCTCGTCTTGCAGATACTCAAAGACACCAAACTCAAAAAGGTCGCAAAGGGCAAAGAGGAGGCGGCACAGTTTGAGATTCAACGCGAGAAACCAGACGAGATCCAGCTGCAACCCATCAGAGCTGTGGTTGTGAATGCGTAG
- the LOC117503622 gene encoding toll-like receptor 5 isoform X1 has protein sequence MHSTAAETGKRWRRTVVGFEPTACFNHKGQKLNRMWIRTLHLVLIGVYLQVQRCYPSCTLYTLVANCASQGHFWVPTLPPFITHLYLEFNYISELNSTSLAGLEHLQQLDLGKQHVPLIIRNEAFARQKSLTRLVLGDNMGLKLEPKAFAGLFSLQNLYLDHCGLTESILTESYLQPLFSLTKLDLFGNKIQKLQPGKFFVNLTEFTELNLKLNQIQMLCEEDLVGFRGKYFKLLNLDSNHLFRIFDGSFDWDRCGNPFRGMGFHMLDLSTNSFSITATRLFLKLIEGTPIGHLIMHGYMGKGFSHDNLADPDNSTFEGLARSGVRILDISKNDIFSLQRAIFSHLSDVMIIDLYKNKINRINRNAFDGLQGHLLLLNLSSNLIGEIHSYTFTNLTQLLLLDLSYNHIGVLGYKAFSSLPNLKNLFLTGNSLRNLGHPATLPNLKILLLADNKLNAASLSSIIALGKSSIMVDISDNKLNNLEDIYVILTQFKDLQYFYFGGNVIKWCTLNQNVAIPRVNHLKDLDLHDSSLQVIWAQETCLDIFDHLKSLLWLNLSSNSLATLPQGIFSGLRSVVVIDLSFNALTYFQHDVFPPSLQTLHLLNNFLASPDPATFQSLSSISLMGNRFHCDCKLERFLRWLETTNVTFTSPIEEYRCEFPADVYNLPLLNYSRIVKPCEDDEKAVQGLRLALFPFCALFVTVVIVSGIGYAHLRGHVFIIYKKILGWVVEGSKPPAGKLQYDAYFCFSDRDYRWVETALLKKLDNQFLDKNILHCCFEARDFLPGMDHLSNIRDAIWGSRKTVCIVSKAFLNDGWCLEAFKLAQGRMLEELTNVLIMLVVGKVPHYQLMKYNAVRTFVQKREYLIWPEDPQDLEWFYERLVLQILKDTKLKKVAKGKEEAAQFEIQREKPDEIQLQPIRAVVVNA, from the exons GTCAGAAGTTGAACAGGATGTGGATACGGACACTTCACCTGGTTTTGATTGGCGTGTATCTGCAG GTGCAAAGGTGCTACCCATCGTGCACTTTATACACACTTGTTGCTAATTGTGCATCACAGGGTCACTTCTGGGTTCCAACCCTCCCACCCTTCATCACCCACCTGTACCTGGAGTTTAACTACATCAGTGAGCTCAATAGCACCTCCCTCGCAGGGCTGGAGCATCTGCAACAGTTGGATCTCGGAAAGCAGCATGTGCCGCTCATAATCAGAAATGAGGCTTTTGCCAGGCAGAAAAGCTTGACACGGTTAGTTCTTGGGGACAACATGGGTCTTAAACTGGAGCCAAAGGCGTTTGCAGGACTGTTCAGTTTGCAGAACCTCTACCTGGATCATTGCGGTTTGACAGAGTCCATCTTGACTGAAAGCTATTTGCAGCCGCTTTTCTCCTTAACAAAATTGGATCTTTTTGGCAACAAAATACAGAAACTCCAACCTGGAAAGTTTTTTGTGAACCTGACAGAATTCACAGAGCTCAACCTCAAACTGAATCAGATTCAAATGTTATGTGAAGAGGACCTGGTTGGTTTTCGGGGGAAGTATTTCAAGCTCCTGAACTTGGACTCCAACCACTTATTTCGCATATTTGATGGAAGTTTTGACTGGGATAGATGTGGAAACCCTTTCAGAGGAATGGGCTTTCACATGCTCGACTTATCCACCAACAGTTTCAGCATCACTGCAACAAGGTTGTTTTTAAAACTAATAGAAGGGACTCCAATTGGTCATCTCATAATGCACGGATACATGGGTAAAGGCTTTTCACATGATAACTTGGCAGATCCGGACAACAGCACATTCGAAGGACTCGCAAGGAGCGGAGTTCGCATTTTGGATATCTCTAAAAACGACATATTTTCTTTACAGAGAGCCATTTTTAGTCACTTAAGTGATGTAATGATCATTGACctttacaaaaacaaaatcaaccgGATTAACAGAAATGCCTTTGATGGTCTTCAGGGACACTTACTACTGCTTAACCTGTCATCGAACCTTATAGGAGAAATACATTCTTACACGTTTACCAATCTGACCCAACTCTTGTTGTTAGATCTGTCTTACAACCACATTGGTGTGCTGGGATACAAAGCATTCAGCAGTCTACCCAATTTAAAAAATTTGTTTTTAACGGGAAACTCTCTGCGAAATCTCGGCCACCCTGCAACATTACCAAACTTGAAAATTCTCCTTTTGGCTGATAATAAATTGAACGCTGCTTCGCTGTCTAGCATCATTGCCTTGGGCAAAAGCAGTATCATGGTGGATATTTCTGACAACAAGTTAAACAACCTGGAGGATATTTATGTCATTTTAACTCAATTCAAGGATcttcagtatttttattttggcgGCAATGTCATCAAGTGGTGCACACTAAACCAGAATGTTGCAATACCTCGTGTGAATCATTtgaaagacttggatcttcacGATAGTTCTCTGCAGGTCATCTGGGCACAGGAGACATGTCTCGACATCTTTGATCATCTTAAAAGTCTGCTCTGGCTTAATTTAAGCTCCAACTCACTCGCCACTCTCCCTCAAGGAATTTTCAGTGGTCTCCGCTCAGTTGTTGTAATTGACCTCTCCTTTAATGCCCTGACCTATTTCCAACATGATGTTTTCCCTCCCAGCCTGCAGACACTCCACCTTCTAAACAATTTCTTGGCATCGCCCGACCCAGCGACTTTTCAGTCTCTCAGCAGCATCAGTCTCATGGGAAACCGATTCCACTGCGACTGCAAATTGGAGCGCTTTCTGAGATGGTTGGAGACGACCAATGTGACCTTCACAAGTCCCATTGAGGAGTACAGATGTGAGTTTCCAGCTGATGTGTACAACCTCCCTCTGCTGAACTACTCCAGGATTGTAAAACCGTGTGAAGACGACGAGAAGGCAGTCCAGGGTTTGAGGTTAGCTCTTTTCCCCTTCTGTGCCCTGTTCGTCACTGTAGTCATTGTGAGTGGGATCGGATATGCCCATCTCCGCGGTCATGTATTTATCATTTACAAAAAAATCCTTGGCTGGGTTGTTGAGGGATCAAAACCTCCTGCAGGCAAGCTGCAATACGATGCCTATTTTTGCTTTAGTGACAGGGACTACAGGTGGGTGGAGACTGCATTGCTTAAGAAGCTGGATAACCAGTTTTTAGACAAAAACATCCTTCATTGTTGTTTCGAGGCCAGAGACTTCCTACCTGGTATGGACCACCTTTCAAACATCAGAGATGCCATCTGGGGAAGCAGGAAAACTGTGTGCATCGTGTCCAAGGCATTCCTCAATG ATGGCTGGTGCTTGGAAGCATTCAAGTTGGCCCAAGGCCGGATGCTGGAGGAGCTGACGAATGTTCTTATTATGTTGGTGGTTGGGAAG GTGCCTCACTACCAGCTCATGAAATACAACGCAGTCAGAACGTTCGTGCAGAAGAGAGAATACCTCATCTGGCCAGAGGATCCTCAGGACCTGGAGTGGTTCTACGAGCGCCTCGTCTTGCAGATACTCAAAGACACCAAACTCAAAAAGGTCGCAAAGGGCAAAGAGGAGGCGGCACAGTTTGAGATTCAACGCGAGAAACCAGACGAGATCCAGCTGCAACCCATCAGAGCTGTGGTTGTGAATGCGTAG